A single genomic interval of Microbacterium sp. zg-Y1090 harbors:
- a CDS encoding dihydrofolate reductase family protein, translated as MARVIFYTATTLDGYLADASDSLDWLFAVPGGEGGDADFHRFLDGIGVLVQGSATYEWVLRHEDLLEHPERWPAFYGQRPTWVFTTRRLPAVPGADVRFASGPVTAIWPQIRDAAGERDVWVVGGGDLAGQFADAGLLDEIRVSVAPATLGEGKPLLPRRLGADRLTLTGVRRAGQFAEVTYAVRS; from the coding sequence ATGGCACGCGTGATCTTCTACACGGCGACGACACTCGACGGATACCTCGCCGACGCCTCCGACTCCCTCGATTGGCTCTTCGCCGTACCCGGCGGTGAGGGTGGGGATGCCGACTTCCACAGGTTCCTCGACGGCATCGGCGTGCTCGTGCAAGGTTCGGCGACCTACGAGTGGGTGCTGCGGCACGAAGATCTGCTGGAGCACCCCGAGCGCTGGCCGGCGTTCTACGGGCAGCGCCCGACCTGGGTCTTCACCACCCGCAGACTTCCCGCCGTCCCTGGTGCCGACGTGCGCTTCGCGTCGGGTCCGGTGACAGCGATCTGGCCGCAGATCCGCGACGCGGCGGGCGAGCGCGACGTCTGGGTCGTGGGAGGTGGAGACCTCGCCGGCCAGTTCGCCGACGCGGGCCTGCTCGACGAGATCCGGGTGTCGGTCGCCCCGGCGACGCTGGGCGAGGGCAAGCCACTGCTCCCCCGCCGGCTGGGCGCCGACCGGCTCACGCTCACCGGCGTGCGCCGCGCCGGCCAGTTCGCCGAGGTGACCTACGCCGTGCGCTCCTGA
- a CDS encoding formylglycine-generating enzyme family protein, with product MGDIEMARIAGGTVMLHDARRERRWKVTLEPFEIGVYPVTRELVAELLGEQAPHPRRPATDVSWLRAVRLCNAASEWEGLDPAYTFEGEEVTWHVDSDGYRLPTEAEWEFACRAGSTGAHYGPLTEVAWTAADGCTTPQNVGGKLPNLNGLFDTLGNVWEWCWDLLDPARYGDYRVFRGGGFADDAWSVRASTRRGGAPRAHHEDVGLRLARGGFDAVDAAQGWSAAADRERALIDEPLPSGWTPRR from the coding sequence GTGGGCGACATCGAAATGGCACGGATCGCCGGGGGCACCGTCATGCTCCACGACGCGCGGCGCGAGCGGCGGTGGAAGGTCACTCTCGAGCCCTTCGAGATCGGCGTGTATCCGGTCACCCGGGAGCTGGTCGCGGAGCTGCTGGGGGAGCAGGCGCCCCACCCGCGGCGGCCGGCGACCGATGTGAGCTGGCTGCGCGCCGTGCGCCTGTGCAACGCGGCATCCGAGTGGGAGGGCTTGGACCCTGCGTACACCTTCGAGGGCGAAGAGGTCACCTGGCACGTCGACAGCGACGGCTACCGGCTGCCCACCGAGGCCGAGTGGGAGTTCGCGTGCCGAGCGGGCTCGACGGGGGCCCACTACGGACCGCTCACCGAGGTGGCCTGGACGGCGGCCGACGGCTGCACGACGCCGCAGAACGTCGGCGGCAAGCTGCCGAACCTCAACGGGCTGTTCGACACCCTCGGCAACGTCTGGGAGTGGTGCTGGGATCTGCTCGATCCGGCGCGATACGGCGATTATCGGGTGTTCCGCGGCGGCGGGTTCGCCGACGACGCCTGGAGCGTGCGCGCCTCCACCCGCCGTGGGGGCGCCCCGCGTGCGCACCACGAGGATGTCGGGCTGCGTCTCGCACGTGGCGGGTTCGACGCGGTGGATGCCGCGCAGGGCTGGTCCGCGGCGGCCGACCGCGAGCGCGCGCTCATCGACGAGCCGCTGCCGTCGGGGTGGACGCCGCGACGGTAG
- a CDS encoding saccharopine dehydrogenase family protein gives MPAKIVVLGATGYTGELIVESLVRRGRQPLLAGRDAAKLAAVSARHGQLGTRTVDATVAADVAGLLEPGDVLITTVGPFERLGWAAAQAAVDAGAHYVDTTGEVGFVRELQRRHHERARAAGVTMLPAFGFDYVPGMLAGALAIERSGAGVTAVRVGYFATGSMRNGISSGTRATMAEGILLPTVVHRDGHVQEVRTGSRTHRFDVRGDERTGILVSGTEALFLPEHYPGLKTVEDYNGWFSGIARVMPVASRVIGAVVAIPGGRSLIERLASAGDDTSRGPDEAERANTRSYVVAIAADAKGATLAESHLEGPSTYNLTAELMASGAEGLLEGKAQAAGVTGPLAAFGREGLEQMCRDVGLAELPR, from the coding sequence ATGCCGGCCAAGATCGTGGTTCTGGGAGCGACGGGATACACCGGAGAGCTCATCGTCGAGTCGCTGGTGCGGCGCGGGCGCCAGCCGCTCCTCGCCGGCCGTGACGCCGCGAAGCTGGCGGCGGTGTCCGCCAGGCACGGGCAGCTCGGGACGCGGACGGTGGATGCCACCGTCGCCGCCGACGTGGCCGGGCTGCTCGAACCCGGCGACGTGCTGATCACGACGGTGGGTCCGTTCGAGCGCCTCGGCTGGGCGGCCGCCCAGGCGGCCGTCGATGCCGGCGCGCATTACGTCGACACCACCGGCGAAGTCGGGTTCGTCCGCGAGCTGCAGCGCCGTCACCATGAGCGGGCGCGTGCCGCCGGCGTCACGATGCTCCCGGCGTTCGGCTTCGACTACGTCCCCGGGATGCTGGCCGGCGCGCTGGCGATCGAACGGTCCGGCGCGGGGGTCACCGCGGTGCGCGTCGGCTACTTCGCGACGGGGTCGATGCGCAACGGCATCAGCAGCGGTACGCGGGCGACGATGGCCGAGGGCATCCTGCTCCCGACGGTCGTGCACCGGGACGGGCATGTGCAGGAGGTGCGCACCGGAAGTCGCACGCACCGCTTCGACGTGCGCGGCGACGAGCGCACCGGCATCCTCGTGTCGGGCACCGAAGCGCTCTTCCTCCCCGAGCATTACCCCGGGCTGAAGACGGTGGAGGACTACAACGGCTGGTTCTCCGGGATCGCACGAGTGATGCCCGTCGCATCGCGCGTGATCGGGGCCGTCGTGGCCATCCCCGGGGGCCGCTCGCTGATCGAACGCCTCGCCTCCGCGGGCGACGACACCTCGCGGGGGCCGGACGAGGCGGAACGCGCCAACACGCGCAGCTACGTCGTCGCCATCGCCGCGGATGCGAAGGGCGCCACGCTCGCGGAATCGCATCTGGAAGGGCCGAGCACGTACAACCTGACCGCCGAGCTCATGGCGAGCGGGGCGGAAGGGCTGCTCGAGGGCAAGGCACAGGCTGCGGGGGTGACGGGCCCCCTCGCCGCCTTCGGGCGCGAAGGCCTCGAGCAGATGTGCCGCGACGTGGGACTGGCGGAGCTTCCGCGCTGA
- a CDS encoding DUF885 domain-containing protein, which produces MTDTSRPTTRIDQIADAWVDTLAELSPMLATYIGRTEYNDRFDDLSPAGTERSVAAAQATLAELESAEPVDDIDVVTKEDLSRELRLQLELHEAKAHLRDLNVIASPAQDLRQAFDLMPTDTVDDWAVVSARLKALPQAIAGYIETLREGIAEGVVPARRQVHEVITQIGRYTDDNGFFAEFAAEAAPAEGHLPASLARELTDHSNAARVAYESLSSFLSSELAPEASEQDAVGRELYALHSRRFLGAEIDLDETYEWGIEELARMVAEQESIAAQISPGATVEEAVALLEADPARQLHGAEALQRWMQETSDRAVEELGRTHFDIAEPIRRLECMIAPTNEGGIYYTGPTDDFSRPGRMWWSVPEGVDRFDTWRELTTVYHEGVPGHHLQIAQAVYNRAQLNSWRRLLAGTSGHAEGWALYAERLMEQLGYLDDPADRLGMLDGQRMRAARVVLDIGVHLQKPRLDGTGTWDYDYALEFMRRNVNMSDEFVQFEVNRYFGWPGQAPAYKVGQRIWEQLRDEVAEREGENFSIKQFHKRALDIGGVGLDTLRAALRA; this is translated from the coding sequence ATGACTGACACCTCACGCCCCACGACCCGGATCGACCAGATCGCGGACGCATGGGTGGACACGCTCGCCGAACTGTCTCCGATGCTGGCGACCTACATCGGCCGCACCGAGTACAACGACCGCTTCGACGACCTGTCGCCCGCGGGTACGGAGCGCTCGGTGGCCGCCGCCCAGGCGACCCTCGCCGAGCTCGAGTCCGCCGAACCGGTCGACGACATCGACGTGGTGACCAAGGAGGACCTCAGCCGGGAGCTGCGCCTGCAGCTGGAGCTGCACGAGGCGAAGGCGCATCTGCGGGACCTCAACGTCATCGCCTCGCCCGCGCAGGACCTGCGCCAGGCATTCGACCTCATGCCCACTGACACCGTCGACGACTGGGCCGTGGTCTCCGCCCGACTGAAGGCGCTGCCGCAGGCGATCGCGGGGTACATCGAGACCCTGCGCGAGGGTATCGCCGAGGGTGTCGTCCCCGCACGCCGTCAGGTGCACGAAGTCATCACCCAGATCGGCCGTTACACCGACGACAACGGCTTCTTCGCCGAGTTCGCCGCCGAGGCCGCTCCCGCCGAGGGGCACCTGCCGGCATCCCTCGCGCGTGAGCTCACCGACCACAGCAACGCCGCCCGCGTCGCCTACGAGTCGCTGTCGTCGTTCCTGAGTTCCGAGCTCGCTCCCGAGGCGAGCGAACAGGATGCCGTGGGCCGTGAGCTCTATGCGCTGCACTCGCGCCGTTTCCTCGGCGCCGAGATCGACCTCGACGAGACGTACGAGTGGGGGATCGAAGAGCTCGCGCGCATGGTCGCCGAGCAGGAGTCCATCGCCGCGCAGATCTCTCCCGGAGCGACGGTCGAAGAGGCCGTGGCACTGCTGGAGGCAGACCCCGCCCGGCAGCTGCACGGCGCTGAGGCGCTGCAGCGGTGGATGCAGGAGACCAGCGACCGCGCCGTCGAGGAGCTCGGCCGCACCCACTTCGACATCGCCGAGCCCATCCGCCGGCTGGAGTGCATGATCGCGCCGACCAACGAAGGCGGCATCTACTACACCGGTCCCACCGACGACTTCTCCCGCCCCGGCCGCATGTGGTGGTCCGTGCCGGAGGGCGTCGACCGCTTCGACACCTGGCGCGAACTCACCACCGTGTACCACGAAGGCGTTCCCGGCCACCACCTGCAGATCGCACAGGCCGTGTACAACCGCGCGCAGCTCAACAGCTGGCGTCGACTGCTGGCCGGCACGAGCGGGCACGCCGAGGGCTGGGCGCTGTACGCCGAGCGGCTCATGGAGCAGCTGGGCTACCTCGACGACCCCGCCGATCGCCTCGGCATGCTCGACGGCCAGCGCATGCGCGCCGCCCGCGTCGTGCTCGACATCGGCGTGCACCTGCAGAAGCCCCGCCTGGACGGCACCGGCACGTGGGACTACGACTACGCGCTGGAGTTCATGCGGCGCAACGTCAACATGTCCGACGAGTTCGTGCAGTTCGAGGTCAACCGGTACTTCGGCTGGCCGGGACAGGCGCCGGCGTACAAGGTCGGCCAGCGCATCTGGGAGCAGCTGCGTGACGAGGTCGCCGAGCGCGAGGGCGAGAACTTCTCGATCAAGCAGTTCCACAAGCGCGCCCTCGACATCGGCGGCGTCGGCCTCGACACCCTGCGCGCCGCTCTGCGCGCCTGA
- a CDS encoding MFS transporter — MTEAVAMPATTSERLDRLPFTRRHLRVLTGSGVGWALDAMDVGLVSFIIAALAVQWSLEPGETAWIASIGFVGMAIGASLGGLLADRFGRRQVFALTLLVYGVATGASALVGGLGMLLVLRFFVGLGLGAELPVASTYVSEFAPARIRGRLIVILEAFWAVGWTAAALIGYLVIPGSDDGWRWAFLLGAIPAVYAIIVRWSLPESPRWLERRGRVAEADAITRTFEDAAGTEPTTTGAAAVPGERTASPAAVRAGERLAGLWAPEFRVRTASLWAVWFCVNFSYYGAFIWIPTILVAQGYDLVRSFGFTLLITLAQLPGYAVAAWLIEVWGRRLTLSVFLLGSAVAAVLFGTATGEAAIIATGMALSFFNLGAWGALYAVTPEMYPTSLRATGSGWAAGVGRIASILAPLTVPPLLLLGGAPVLFVVFAAFFAIAAAAAWGLADRRGQALDDR, encoded by the coding sequence ATGACCGAAGCCGTCGCGATGCCCGCCACCACGTCGGAGCGCCTGGACCGCCTGCCGTTCACCCGCCGCCACCTGCGTGTGCTCACCGGCTCGGGAGTCGGCTGGGCGCTCGACGCGATGGACGTGGGGCTGGTGTCGTTCATCATCGCCGCCCTCGCCGTGCAGTGGTCGCTGGAGCCGGGGGAGACGGCGTGGATCGCCTCGATCGGCTTCGTGGGCATGGCGATCGGCGCGAGCCTCGGCGGCCTGCTGGCCGACAGGTTCGGCCGGCGGCAGGTGTTCGCGCTCACCCTGCTGGTCTACGGGGTGGCGACCGGGGCGAGCGCGCTGGTCGGCGGACTCGGCATGCTGCTCGTGCTGCGGTTCTTCGTGGGCCTGGGGCTCGGCGCCGAACTGCCGGTCGCCAGCACGTACGTCAGCGAGTTCGCGCCGGCGCGCATCCGCGGGCGTCTCATCGTGATCCTCGAGGCGTTCTGGGCGGTGGGCTGGACCGCCGCAGCCCTCATCGGGTACCTCGTGATTCCCGGGTCGGATGACGGCTGGCGCTGGGCGTTCCTGCTGGGCGCGATCCCCGCCGTCTACGCGATCATCGTGCGCTGGAGCCTGCCGGAATCGCCGCGGTGGCTCGAGCGGCGGGGGAGGGTCGCCGAAGCCGACGCCATCACCCGTACCTTCGAGGATGCCGCGGGCACGGAGCCCACGACGACTGGGGCTGCGGCGGTACCGGGCGAGCGGACGGCCTCCCCGGCAGCCGTGCGCGCGGGGGAGCGGCTGGCAGGCCTCTGGGCACCGGAGTTCCGCGTGCGCACGGCGAGCCTGTGGGCGGTGTGGTTCTGCGTCAACTTCTCGTACTACGGGGCGTTCATCTGGATCCCGACGATCCTCGTCGCGCAGGGCTACGACCTGGTGCGCTCGTTCGGCTTCACCTTGCTGATCACGCTCGCCCAGCTTCCCGGCTATGCGGTCGCCGCCTGGCTGATCGAGGTGTGGGGCCGGCGCCTGACGCTGTCGGTGTTCCTGCTGGGCTCTGCGGTAGCCGCGGTGCTGTTCGGCACCGCCACGGGGGAGGCCGCGATCATCGCCACGGGCATGGCACTGTCGTTCTTCAACCTGGGCGCGTGGGGCGCACTGTACGCCGTCACCCCCGAGATGTACCCCACGTCGCTGCGCGCCACCGGCTCGGGCTGGGCGGCGGGCGTCGGCCGCATCGCGTCGATCCTCGCGCCGCTGACCGTCCCGCCGCTGCTGCTCCTCGGAGGCGCCCCGGTGCTGTTCGTGGTGTTCGCGGCCTTCTTCGCCATCGCCGCCGCGGCGGCCTGGGGACTGGCAGACCGGCGCGGGCAGGCACTGGACGACCGCTGA
- a CDS encoding HNH endonuclease signature motif containing protein: MLGELSRTRARIAALQAQELTLLARADAIAAEQTARVPSSAGREREMPLREMAAEVAAVMRRSDRVMQQRLHDATVLVTGFAATVGALRSGAIDTAHVRIIQDAGARITDPDARARFEQAALVVCERETPGRAKPIIAMIAQKLHPVPLAKRHAEAVAERRVWVRDLDDGMAELAAVLPAVLAYAIRDRLTQHAREVAAARGAAASAKRGEGGPAAIAPVRNAPAESEPVTPESGGNAPAASDPTGTDGGGATEPSGSGVPDSRTTDQVRADVFTDLLLTGHAGVSASCASIPAGKAITAHVQIVIPDSTLTGTGTAPAELVGYGPIDPETARRLAARAAIWERVFLSPTTGAVHQVDAYRPTTAQRRHLDARDEHCRFPGCRRTAHHCDHDHTVDHARGGPTALTNLANLCTRHHTLKHASAWSVTQSRDGTLQWVSPTGETYPDIPRRVLEFSALQVAAEAAPF; this comes from the coding sequence GTGTTGGGGGAGTTGTCGCGCACCCGCGCGCGCATCGCGGCACTGCAGGCGCAGGAGCTCACGCTGCTGGCGCGGGCGGACGCGATCGCCGCGGAGCAGACCGCGCGGGTGCCGTCCAGTGCCGGCCGGGAGCGGGAGATGCCGCTGCGCGAGATGGCGGCGGAAGTCGCCGCGGTGATGCGACGGTCAGACCGCGTGATGCAGCAGCGCCTGCACGACGCCACCGTTCTGGTGACCGGCTTCGCTGCGACCGTCGGCGCCTTGCGCTCCGGGGCGATCGACACGGCGCACGTGCGGATCATTCAGGATGCCGGCGCGCGCATCACCGACCCCGATGCGCGCGCCCGGTTCGAGCAGGCCGCGCTCGTGGTCTGCGAGCGGGAGACACCCGGACGGGCGAAGCCGATCATCGCGATGATCGCGCAGAAGCTGCACCCCGTGCCACTGGCGAAGCGTCATGCCGAGGCGGTCGCGGAGCGTCGGGTGTGGGTGCGCGATCTGGATGACGGGATGGCGGAGCTCGCGGCAGTGCTCCCGGCGGTGCTGGCGTACGCGATCCGCGACCGACTCACCCAGCACGCCCGCGAGGTCGCCGCCGCACGCGGCGCGGCGGCGTCGGCGAAGCGTGGGGAGGGCGGTCCTGCGGCCATAGCGCCTGTCCGGAATGCACCCGCGGAGAGCGAGCCGGTGACCCCGGAGTCTGGCGGCAACGCCCCGGCGGCCTCCGACCCGACGGGCACCGACGGTGGCGGAGCCACTGAGCCGAGCGGTTCCGGGGTGCCGGACAGCCGCACCACCGACCAGGTGCGGGCAGATGTGTTCACCGATCTGCTGCTCACCGGCCACGCCGGCGTATCGGCCTCATGTGCCTCCATCCCGGCCGGCAAGGCGATCACCGCGCATGTGCAGATCGTCATCCCCGACAGCACCCTCACCGGCACCGGGACCGCACCGGCCGAACTCGTCGGGTACGGACCCATCGACCCCGAGACCGCTCGTCGGCTCGCCGCCCGCGCGGCGATCTGGGAACGCGTCTTCCTCTCGCCGACCACCGGCGCGGTGCACCAGGTCGATGCCTACCGGCCGACCACAGCGCAGCGAAGACATCTCGATGCACGGGACGAGCACTGCCGATTCCCCGGCTGTCGAAGGACCGCCCACCACTGCGACCACGACCACACGGTCGACCATGCCCGCGGCGGGCCGACGGCCCTGACGAATCTCGCCAACCTGTGCACGCGACACCACACCCTCAAACATGCCAGTGCATGGAGCGTCACCCAGTCCCGGGACGGCACCCTGCAGTGGGTCAGTCCCACCGGAGAGACCTATCCCGACATCCCGCGGCGCGTACTCGAGTTCAGCGCCCTGCAGGTCGCAGCCGAAGCCGCGCCGTTCTGA
- the deoD gene encoding purine-nucleoside phosphorylase, whose product MSTHIAAEPGQVAPILLFPGDPLRAKWIAETFLTDAELYSQTRGMLGFTGTWEGHRISVQGSGMGQPSMAIYANELMESYGVQTIVRVGSCGALTERVALRDIIIANGASTDSAINRVRFHGLDYAPVADFGLLRAAVAASEAEPPASAVHVGPLFSSDQFYTTRAELTDPLVRHGVLAVEMETSGLYTLAAYYGRRALSICTVSDHLVTGEETTAQEREQTFGDMIRIALRAATS is encoded by the coding sequence ATGAGCACGCACATCGCAGCCGAGCCGGGCCAGGTCGCCCCCATCCTGCTGTTCCCGGGCGACCCGCTGCGGGCGAAGTGGATCGCCGAGACCTTTCTCACCGACGCCGAGCTCTACTCGCAGACCCGTGGCATGCTCGGCTTCACCGGCACGTGGGAGGGCCATCGCATCTCGGTGCAGGGGTCGGGGATGGGCCAGCCGTCGATGGCGATCTACGCCAACGAACTCATGGAGTCCTACGGCGTGCAGACCATCGTTCGCGTGGGATCCTGCGGAGCGTTGACCGAGCGCGTCGCCCTGCGTGACATCATCATCGCCAACGGGGCCAGCACCGACTCCGCGATCAACCGCGTGCGCTTCCACGGACTCGACTATGCGCCCGTCGCGGACTTCGGGCTGCTGCGGGCCGCCGTCGCGGCGAGCGAGGCCGAGCCGCCGGCCTCCGCCGTGCACGTGGGTCCGTTGTTCTCGAGCGACCAGTTCTACACCACCCGTGCCGAGCTCACCGACCCGCTGGTGCGCCACGGCGTTCTCGCGGTCGAGATGGAGACGAGCGGGCTGTACACCCTCGCCGCGTACTACGGCCGACGTGCTCTGAGCATCTGCACAGTGTCGGACCACCTCGTCACGGGCGAGGAGACCACCGCCCAGGAGCGCGAGCAGACCTTCGGCGACATGATCCGCATCGCCCTGAGGGCCGCAACCAGCTGA
- a CDS encoding heavy metal translocating P-type ATPase translates to MSDPHAEHHTVDHQHERAGDHSAHAHAGHDAHAGHGAHGGHVGHAGHVGRFRRLFWINLVLAVPVVAFSGMFAMLLGYSLPQFPGAALVAPVVGTVMYAWGGRPFLTGAVDEIQSRKPGMMLLIALAITVAFVASWGASLGVLDHRLEFWWELALLIVIMLLGHWVEMRSLAQTTSALDALAALLPDEAERVEGDRIVSVAPAQLRVGDVVVVRPGGSVPADGEIVSGRADMDESMVTGESRPVSRGVGQAVTAGTVATDSGLRVRVTATGADTALAGIQRLVADAQNSTSRAQRLADRAAGWLFWFALGAAVVTATVWSLLGDPDAAVVRTITVLVIACPHALGLAIPLVVSIATERAARGGVLVKDRLALESMRTVDVVLFDKTGTLTEGAPVLTAVAPVDGRSADDVLALAAAAEADSEHPLARAIVRAARERALSLPAATAFSSTPAVGVTATVRAREVRVGGPRLLETIGAAEVDAAHSWRDAGAIILHVVEDGTVVGGLALADEVRPPSLDAVRALHALGVEVIMITGDAEAVARTVGDEVGVDRVFAGVRPEQKAATIAALQAEGKRVAMVGDGVNDAPALAQADVGIAIGAGTDVAIASAGVILAGDDPRSVVSVIELSRASYRKMTQNLWWAAGYNLISVPLAAGILAPIGFVLPMSVGAVLMSLSTVVVALNAQLLRRLDLSPEKSTQAVLSGRSGPLATVSG, encoded by the coding sequence ATGAGCGACCCGCACGCGGAGCACCACACCGTCGATCACCAGCACGAGCGCGCCGGCGACCACAGCGCGCACGCGCACGCGGGGCATGACGCGCACGCGGGGCATGGCGCGCACGGCGGCCACGTCGGCCATGCCGGTCACGTGGGGCGGTTCCGCCGGCTGTTCTGGATCAATCTCGTGCTCGCCGTCCCGGTGGTCGCGTTCTCCGGCATGTTCGCGATGCTGCTCGGCTACTCGCTTCCGCAGTTCCCGGGGGCCGCCCTGGTCGCCCCCGTCGTCGGCACGGTCATGTACGCGTGGGGCGGCCGGCCCTTCCTCACGGGCGCGGTCGATGAGATCCAGAGCCGCAAGCCGGGGATGATGCTGCTCATCGCCCTGGCCATCACCGTCGCCTTCGTCGCGTCGTGGGGCGCCAGTCTCGGCGTGCTCGATCACCGGCTCGAGTTCTGGTGGGAGCTCGCCCTGCTCATCGTCATCATGCTGCTGGGGCACTGGGTCGAGATGCGTTCGCTCGCCCAGACGACCTCGGCGCTCGACGCCCTCGCGGCGTTGCTGCCGGACGAGGCCGAGCGTGTCGAGGGCGATCGCATCGTCTCGGTCGCGCCCGCTCAGTTGCGGGTGGGTGATGTCGTGGTCGTTCGCCCGGGCGGCAGCGTGCCCGCCGACGGCGAGATCGTCAGCGGCCGCGCCGACATGGATGAGTCGATGGTCACCGGCGAATCCCGTCCCGTCTCCCGGGGAGTCGGCCAGGCGGTCACCGCCGGCACGGTCGCCACGGACTCCGGGCTGCGCGTGCGGGTCACCGCCACCGGAGCCGACACCGCACTCGCCGGCATCCAGCGGCTCGTCGCCGACGCGCAGAACTCGACCTCGCGCGCGCAGCGTCTGGCCGACCGGGCTGCCGGGTGGCTGTTCTGGTTCGCGCTGGGCGCCGCGGTGGTCACCGCGACCGTGTGGAGCCTTCTCGGCGACCCCGACGCCGCGGTGGTGCGCACGATCACCGTCCTCGTGATCGCGTGCCCCCATGCCCTGGGGCTGGCGATCCCGCTGGTGGTGTCCATCGCGACCGAGCGCGCCGCCCGCGGGGGAGTGCTGGTGAAGGACCGTCTCGCGCTGGAGAGCATGCGCACGGTCGACGTCGTGCTGTTCGACAAGACCGGCACGCTCACCGAGGGGGCGCCCGTCCTCACCGCGGTCGCACCGGTGGACGGACGCTCCGCCGATGACGTGCTGGCGCTCGCTGCGGCGGCAGAGGCGGATAGCGAGCATCCCCTCGCCCGCGCGATCGTGCGGGCGGCCCGTGAGCGGGCACTGTCGCTCCCAGCTGCCACGGCCTTCTCGTCGACGCCCGCGGTGGGCGTCACCGCCACCGTGCGCGCCCGCGAGGTGCGGGTGGGCGGGCCGCGGCTGCTCGAGACGATCGGGGCGGCGGAGGTGGATGCCGCACACTCCTGGCGCGACGCGGGAGCGATCATCCTGCATGTCGTGGAGGACGGCACCGTCGTCGGCGGGCTCGCGCTCGCTGACGAAGTGCGCCCTCCGTCGCTCGATGCCGTCAGAGCACTGCACGCCCTCGGCGTCGAGGTGATCATGATCACGGGCGATGCCGAGGCGGTCGCTCGCACGGTGGGCGACGAGGTGGGCGTCGACCGCGTCTTCGCCGGCGTGCGTCCCGAGCAGAAGGCGGCGACGATCGCCGCGCTGCAGGCGGAGGGCAAGAGGGTCGCGATGGTCGGCGACGGGGTCAACGACGCACCGGCCCTGGCCCAAGCCGACGTCGGCATCGCGATCGGCGCAGGCACGGATGTCGCCATCGCGTCGGCAGGCGTCATCCTCGCGGGCGATGATCCTCGCTCGGTGGTTTCGGTCATCGAGCTGTCGCGGGCGAGCTACCGCAAGATGACGCAGAACCTCTGGTGGGCGGCGGGGTACAACCTGATCTCGGTCCCGCTGGCGGCCGGCATCCTGGCCCCCATCGGCTTCGTACTGCCGATGTCGGTCGGCGCAGTGCTGATGTCGCTGTCGACCGTGGTCGTGGCTCTCAACGCCCAATTGCTGCGGCGACTCGACCTCTCGCCGGAGAAGAGCACGCAGGCCGTCCTGTCAGGCCGTTCAGGTCCGCTCGCTACGGTGAGCGGATGA
- a CDS encoding SGNH/GDSL hydrolase family protein: MASVRYVAIGDSFTEGVGDELPDGRPRGWADLAAQGWANALGEPIEYANLAIRGKLIDPIVAEQLEPALALKPTHLSFNGGGNDILRPRASVERVVDAFSQVLRRCDEEGVQLILLSGANPSGQLPLRRVIQRRGDLLSAAVEQRVAGRPDIVRAMNWPDRELSTPPYWSEDRLHMNHRGHHRVAARVLDALGLNVPAEWWALPDLPPPGLRGAAYYRAHVAPWVRRRLTRTSSGDGRHPKYAEWTEISPTQERTA, from the coding sequence ATGGCATCCGTGCGTTACGTCGCGATCGGCGACTCATTCACCGAAGGCGTCGGCGACGAGCTGCCCGACGGCCGGCCACGCGGCTGGGCAGACCTCGCGGCACAGGGGTGGGCGAACGCCCTGGGGGAGCCGATCGAGTATGCCAACCTCGCCATCCGGGGCAAGCTCATCGATCCGATCGTCGCGGAGCAGCTCGAGCCGGCGCTCGCGCTGAAGCCGACGCATCTGTCGTTCAACGGCGGCGGCAACGACATCCTGCGGCCGCGCGCCTCCGTCGAGCGCGTGGTCGACGCGTTCTCGCAGGTGCTGCGCCGCTGCGACGAGGAGGGCGTGCAGCTCATCCTCCTCTCGGGAGCGAATCCGTCGGGCCAGCTGCCTCTGCGCCGCGTCATCCAGCGACGCGGCGACCTGCTGTCGGCGGCCGTCGAGCAGCGCGTCGCCGGCCGCCCCGACATCGTGCGGGCCATGAACTGGCCGGATCGCGAACTCTCCACCCCGCCGTACTGGTCGGAGGACCGCCTGCACATGAATCACCGAGGACACCACCGCGTCGCGGCGCGCGTGCTCGATGCCCTGGGGCTGAACGTGCCCGCCGAGTGGTGGGCGCTGCCGGACCTGCCGCCGCCCGGGCTGCGCGGGGCGGCGTACTACCGCGCCCACGTCGCGCCCTGGGTGCGCCGGCGCCTCACGCGCACGTCCTCCGGTGACGGGCGCCACCCGAAGTACGCGGAGTGGACCGAGATCAGCCCGACTCAGGAGCGCACGGCGTAG
- a CDS encoding DUF6458 family protein, with amino-acid sequence MSIGAGIALFAIGAILVFAVNVEVDFVSLDMIGYILMGAGALVVLIGVVLLARRRSTETVSRTAVDPAAGERVTRRSTTTSGDEVV; translated from the coding sequence ATGAGCATCGGAGCCGGAATCGCGCTCTTCGCCATCGGAGCGATCCTCGTCTTCGCCGTCAATGTGGAGGTCGACTTCGTCAGCCTCGACATGATCGGCTACATCCTGATGGGCGCCGGCGCGCTGGTGGTGCTCATCGGCGTCGTCCTGCTCGCGCGTCGCCGCTCGACCGAGACCGTGTCGCGCACGGCGGTCGACCCCGCCGCGGGCGAGCGCGTCACCCGCCGGTCGACGACGACCTCGGGCGACGAGGTCGTCTGA